The Limanda limanda chromosome 13, fLimLim1.1, whole genome shotgun sequence region TcttaccctaaaaccaagtcttaaccctcaaacagccctttgaagaagtgaggactgtctcactttccaaaaatgttctCACTTTGTAGGGTCTATGCTagggtcctcacaaagatacaagcacaggaagacacacacagataaacacggAGTCAGTTAACAGAGTTACATATATTTTCAACCGCTCTGTTGAACTCTTCTGGTTGATCCGCATACAAGTGATGAGAGGCTTCGTTTATCAGCTGCAGATAAACACAGGTAAAAAAGACAGTTAGTTATGTGCAGACACAATACGTTTAGGTGCTGAAGAAAAtatattgaattaaaatgatACAAATTCAGTGTTGTGCTGTTATAGACAAAATTGGACAACATCAGCATAATGTCTTTACTGCATGTCCACTCACCAGCATTTTGGTGTTGGCCTGGTTCCTGATCTGGGCCACTCTGTTCCCCGATGAGCTGTCCACCCAGGAAGATTCTCCATACAGCATGGAGAGGGGCATGGAGGGCGGCAGCAGCTCAACCCGTTGCAGCATCGGCCTCTTGGCCCAGCCCAGAGACTCCGACATGGCACGTAAACCAACTTCACCACTgggaggaggacgacgaggagAAAAGGCCATGAGAGATGTGTTGGCCATTATCAGGCACTATGTTGTATTGCTAAAAATTCTACCACAGAATGTCTGCATACCTCGGGGTTTGTGCGTTACAGTGGTAGATGTACTGCGTCATTGTGTCGTCATCGAACAGATCTTCAAATTTCCTTTTGAAATCAGGGCGGAATTTATTCACCAAACCCGGACCTGAATCAGTGACATACTCTGATGTTAGTGGACAGGGTATCATGTGGCTCAGCTTTGTACTAGATCAACAATCATGTCTCTCACCCCATGGGCCTGCTGCTCGAATGACAGCCAGTGGATTGAAGAGGGAAACCACCGCTAGAATAGCTTTCGCCCAGCGTGGAGGTGCCGGCCTCTTTGCCGTCTCTGTCCCCTTAGCGCCATTCGCCTCAGTTTGTGCACCAGGTTTCTCAGGGAAACCCCAAGGGTCTACCAAGATAAGATGTGATACTCTGGAAAAAGACAGCAGAAGACAAATTATATCAAGTACCATTTATTTGCTGACTCATAACGTGGTACGCACTGCTGTCTTTCTTAATACTGTATTTAGGAAGCTGGGGTGATTGGGTTAAAGGGACAGCGTTTTACAATTTAGAATTTTTTGTTAGTTGTGTCTCTTTACCAGATAATACAGATGCACATTTGAAGGAGCATAACCTGAGAATAGgaggtaaatataaaaaagattcTTTCTTGGAATTTTGTACAATTTAGTCGAAATACAGGTTTAAAGTagcattaacttgttttatTCCGGCCACTGGGGGCAGCGTTAAAGCATTAAATCTGTAAACAAAATACTGGACATCAAAACAACTTGCAAAGTTGTTCTAGCAAATATTTTGGCAAAGTATTTACAAGACACTGAGCAACATTAATACAAACTCATGTCTCTAGTTTAAGGCCATTAAAAACAATAAGCTACAGTTCTGTTAAGTATTAGCTTAGTAGCTTAGTTATCTTAGCATAGCATAAAATcaattagcttagcataaagactggaaccTGTCAGTTTGACTCTGATCATCCTCAGTCATAAAATCCACCTATTGGCCCCTCTCAAGCTGAGGCTCACCGTCTGCTTGCAGTGTTTCATGTTAACGCAACAAAAATGACAGTGCTATCCAACTCGCCTTTGGAACTCCAATAAAACAAgatcacaaaatgttttaagaCTCTACAGTTGACCAAATAAAAAGTACACGTCTTAAATAGAGATAAAATAGCTTATATTCAACATGACAAACACTGAAGTATATGCTGCTGTTCGCGTCCCCGATGTGGGTTTAGTTGATGGTTCCAGTTATCATTTTATCTTTACTACCTTGAAGGGTACTGGATGGCGTAGGAGGTAGCCAGGTATCCCCCCAGACTGTGCCCCAGCAGGATCATGGTCTCCAGGCCCACAGACTGTCTCCACTGTTCAATGGAGGCGACAAACTGCTCCTCTGCCTCGGCGGCGTCTGAGGGGAAGGGAGGCCTGGAGCTCCTGCCAAAGCCCAGGAGGTCGAAGGCGTAGACGGGCCGTGACCTGCTCAGCGCGTCCAGGTTCCTGATCCACatccccacccctcctccaaAGCCATGGACCATCACCAGTGGAGTCTTGGGGACTGGTGGAGAAAGGAGGGTAACAGAGCACGAGTTTGGTTGTGGGTTTTACAGTCCAGAGAATACAGCTGCTGCCACCTGATATGCAATAAGAGGAGGGTCATACCTGCAGGTTTGTGAACCATCTTGTTGGTGAGAGTCAATGTCCATAGCTGATACTGGTTTGGTAGCGTCACAAACCGGGCCCACAGGTCATTCTTAATACCTGATGTGATCAGGAAAAGAAGAGTAACAACAAAATCAAGATGCAGAAATGTGATATTTCATAAAGGGTAAGCAGCTTGAATACACCATCAAAGGGCCTAGCTATGTTTACACTAGTTCCCAGTGGTTATATAATCAGCCAGTATGAGTCGAGACATACTTACAGGCAAGAATCTTGGACTCGGTTGTCTTCAAGAGGGACGTGGAGGTCGGACGCCATGAGGGCCACCAGCTCCAAACTGAGTTTTCCCTGACAGCACGAAGCAAACACAGATGCATGAGGACAGTGAAGCGACAGAACAGGAAATGATCAGTGTttgataaatgtaaagtacTAATGCTTCTGGCACGAGTCCAAGGTTCAAGCAAGTGTGGTTTGTTGTTTACATGAGGCACACGACGACTACACATCCGGGGGTGTCACGTTTCACAACCCTCACACATGAGCCACAGCACTGGAGCAGAGGTTAATGACTATCCCAGTTACCTGTGACTTCTTAGTAGtcatttatatttcattgtTAAGCAGTTTAAGTAAATACACTGATAATAGTGAAGTCTTGAACacttatttaaaatatgttgaaaaacaaaataagggTCAACCATCCCCAATCCCCTTCCGTTCTGATTGCAGGTGGAAACAGGCCAGTGTCATatttccaccaccaccaccagtacAGCAGGTACAGCTCCAGGCCTGTCACCTGCCCTCATACCAACAGGTTATTCAGATTTGCTGAGTCATGGGTGTACCCACCTCCCCCCTGGAGTGTcatccactgctgctcctttccttagagacattttttttttaaaaggcacgTTTGTGGAAAATCTCATTAAACCAGTACTATATGGGGCATAACATTTAGAGATAACATTTTGATTCAGATTAAATATTTAGAATTATCATTTGAGAtaagcatttagatttaacatttaaactcaACCTTTAACGTTTAGATTAGGACTTtatattcagatttaacatGTAGGTTTAGCTTACATTTAAGAATAAAGATCTCGGAAAATCATGAACTTTAACGTGGACATTATCTTCGGTGTATTTTTAGCAAAGAAGGTAAAGATGACAAAGTTCACAAATATTGCTGCTaatctggtaaaaaaaaagggagactttacaaaacacacaccactTTTAAATCGCTTAGGAGCTCAACCTGttgacaagtttttttttttcagcatgtGTTGCTTCACAATCAGCTCCACACAGTATAACACGGATTACAAACAATATAGTCAGCTCACTTTTCAGTTGACTAAGATATCCCACTGTCTCTCACATAGAGCAGACATGCATTGTGCTATCACATAAGATGGCTACATGTCTAAATCCTCCTTATGTGTTAGTGTGGATGTGGATTGAACAAACTCACTGAGCCGGACACCATCTCACATCGTGTCTTTCTTCCTCTGATTGGATTCAGATGCAATGACTCACTGGAGTGACCAAGTGGAAACACATGTTCCAGCTGCTGGGAGTGAATGTGCGCAGGTCACCCAAGGAACAcggtgtattgtgtgtgttttgtgtgtgtttgtgtgtgtgtagctgagcAGCTATGCCACACTGACTTACTCGGTCTCACAGTCGGTCTGCATCGGAGCTGAACCGGGATCCATTTGTCAACATGCCCCGGTGTTTACATCCAGTTCAGTCGATCGAGGAGAACAACACGTTTTCTGCTCcggccacacaaacacaacgagTCACCGTGAGAGAGCAGCTTGTGTTTTGTAACTCGTACATTCCCGGATCAGCTGACCAGGCGCGAAGATCGTCTATTTGTGAAGATGCACCAGTCTATGATCGCGGTCAAACGAATTAAACCTGCTTTCTTCCGGCGTCAACAGCAGCTGCCACTGAGGTGTAAAGGGAGCTGCCTCTGTTGCCAGGCTGTTTAGAGGCAGCGGCCTTTGGTGTCACCCTGTCTGGCATCTATCTGCCTCTGTTGCAAAACTtttttggaggcagctgcctttgttgctaTGAATCAAGAGAAGCTCCATATCTATCAGATCCATCTGCATGATCTTGGTGCCTATGGATAGGGAGGAATGTCAAGGACTGTGTTCCTAGCATAATTTACAGTGTGGCTGACACTGTGCCTCAGTAAACTGTGATAAACCAAAGGAAAAATGTGTCCTTGCCTTAAATTCTACATGAGACACATTCAAGATGGTGAATAACTCCATGATAGCAGTGATGCACAGAGATGCCACTGCTCATGGAACAATTTATTGACTACATCTGTACCTAAGTAAATGGAAATACCTCACAGGAACAAAGTATTAGTAACGGCAGGACCTTATACTTTCCTGGCTAACCAGTAATTTCAAGTACATCTACACCAAGGTTACCAagaaaaacttgaaaaaaaaaatatatattgcttTTTATGACAGATAGAGGtttgaaatgtgtaaataatcactttttttatgtttgagtaATTTGTGCAAATGCAGATAATAGTGACCCATGTACCGCTGCCAGGATTTGAGCTTGCTGTCTCAGAAAATTTGTGATAATCAAGACTAACTTTGGCTTTAACATCTcctttacattattattttatttggttTATCTATTGTCTGTATTTAAACTATAAAGTTAAATTGTGAACTCTGTTCTATTTGACACTAGttgtacatttcatttttcattaaaGATAAATGAATAACTTTTATTGACAGGTCAAAT contains the following coding sequences:
- the abhd4 gene encoding (Lyso)-N-acylphosphatidylethanolamine lipase, yielding MDPGSAPMQTDCETEENSVWSWWPSWRPTSTSLLKTTESKILACIKNDLWARFVTLPNQYQLWTLTLTNKMVHKPAVPKTPLVMVHGFGGGVGMWIRNLDALSRSRPVYAFDLLGFGRSSRPPFPSDAAEAEEQFVASIEQWRQSVGLETMILLGHSLGGYLATSYAIQYPSRVSHLILVDPWGFPEKPGAQTEANGAKGTETAKRPAPPRWAKAILAVVSLFNPLAVIRAAGPWGPGLVNKFRPDFKRKFEDLFDDDTMTQYIYHCNAQTPSGEVGLRAMSESLGWAKRPMLQRVELLPPSMPLSMLYGESSWVDSSSGNRVAQIRNQANTKMLLINEASHHLYADQPEEFNRAVENICNSVN